A section of the Rhizomicrobium sp. genome encodes:
- the gap gene encoding type I glyceraldehyde-3-phosphate dehydrogenase, giving the protein MAIRVAINGFGRIGRLVFRAIVESGRRDIEVVAANDLGPVETNAHLLRYDSVHGRFPANVTVDGDYIVAAGHKVKVTAVRDPAELPHKALDVDIALECTGLFTSKDKASAHLKAGAKRVLVSAPADGVDLTVVYGVNHEKLTKDHIVVSNGSCTTNCLAPVAKVLNDTIGIEKGFMTTIHSYTGDQPTLDTLHKDLYRARAAALSQIPTSTGAAKAIGLVLPELKGKLDGISVRVPTPNVSLVDLKIVAKRDTTVEEINAAMKAAAAGSLKGILDIVEAPLVSSDFNHNPASASVALPETKVIGGNLAGVLAWYDNEWGFSNRMADIAVVMGKLI; this is encoded by the coding sequence ATGGCTATCCGCGTCGCAATCAACGGCTTCGGCCGCATCGGGCGCCTTGTGTTCCGCGCCATCGTCGAGAGCGGGCGGCGCGACATCGAGGTCGTCGCGGCCAACGATCTCGGGCCCGTCGAGACCAACGCGCATCTGCTGCGCTACGACTCGGTGCATGGGCGCTTTCCCGCCAATGTGACGGTCGACGGCGATTACATCGTCGCGGCCGGTCACAAGGTGAAGGTCACCGCGGTGCGCGACCCGGCGGAGCTGCCGCACAAGGCGCTGGACGTCGACATCGCGCTGGAGTGCACCGGCCTGTTCACCTCCAAGGACAAGGCGTCGGCGCATCTGAAGGCGGGCGCCAAGCGGGTGCTGGTCTCCGCCCCTGCCGACGGTGTCGACCTGACGGTGGTCTATGGCGTCAACCATGAGAAGCTGACCAAGGATCACATCGTCGTCTCGAACGGCTCGTGCACGACGAACTGCCTGGCGCCCGTGGCCAAGGTCCTGAACGACACGATCGGGATCGAGAAGGGTTTCATGACAACGATCCATTCCTACACCGGCGACCAGCCGACGCTGGACACGCTGCACAAGGATCTTTATCGCGCCCGCGCCGCCGCGCTGTCGCAGATCCCGACCTCGACCGGCGCCGCCAAGGCGATCGGCCTGGTGCTGCCGGAGCTCAAGGGCAAGCTCGACGGCATTTCCGTGCGCGTGCCCACGCCCAACGTCTCGCTGGTCGATCTCAAGATCGTCGCCAAGCGCGACACCACGGTGGAGGAAATCAACGCAGCGATGAAGGCCGCGGCCGCCGGATCGCTCAAGGGCATCCTCGACATCGTCGAGGCGCCGCTGGTCTCTAGCGATTTCAACCACAATCCGGCGTCGGCCTCTGTGGCGCTGCCAGAGACCAAGGTGATCGGCGGCAATCTCGCCGGCGTCCTGGCCTGGTACGACAACGAATGGGGCTTCTCCAACCGCATGGCCGACATCGCGGTGGTGATGGGGAAGCTGATCTAG
- a CDS encoding phosphoglycerate kinase, with product MPAFKTLDDLDVRGKRVLVRADLNVPMKDGHVTDASRIERQAPTIRELAEKGARVIVLSHFDRPKGEVVPAMSLKPVAGPLSRALGKPVAFADDCIGDAAKATVAKLKDGDVLLLENTRFHAGEEKNDLDFARQIASLGDIYVNDAFSAAHRAHATTEALAHLLPHAAGRSMEQELKHLDKALSDPERPVMAVIGGAKVSTKIALLENLVQRVETLVIGGAMANTFLAAEGFEVGKSLVERDHIETALRVVHLAGDSGCALMLPVDVVVAHEFKMNAPHRTVDIRHVGKTEMILDVGAKSLEAFRQRLAGTRTLVWNGPLGAFETRPFDVGTVAAARMVADATKAGDLLSVAGGGDTVAALNAAGAADDFTYVSTAGGAFLEWLEGRELPGVAALSNG from the coding sequence ATGCCGGCGTTCAAGACCCTCGACGACCTCGATGTCCGCGGCAAGCGGGTGCTCGTCCGCGCCGACCTGAACGTGCCGATGAAGGACGGCCATGTCACCGATGCCTCGCGCATCGAGCGGCAGGCGCCGACGATCCGCGAACTCGCGGAGAAGGGCGCGCGCGTCATCGTGCTCTCCCATTTCGACCGGCCGAAGGGCGAGGTCGTGCCGGCGATGTCGTTGAAGCCCGTCGCGGGGCCGCTGTCGCGAGCGCTCGGCAAGCCGGTCGCCTTCGCCGACGACTGCATCGGCGACGCCGCGAAGGCCACCGTGGCGAAGCTGAAAGACGGCGACGTGCTGCTGCTCGAAAACACGCGCTTCCACGCCGGCGAAGAGAAGAACGACCTCGATTTCGCCAGACAGATCGCGAGCCTCGGCGATATCTACGTCAACGACGCCTTCTCCGCCGCCCATCGGGCGCATGCGACGACGGAGGCGCTGGCGCATCTGCTGCCGCATGCCGCCGGCCGCTCGATGGAGCAGGAGCTCAAGCATCTGGACAAGGCGCTCAGCGATCCCGAGCGGCCGGTGATGGCGGTGATCGGCGGTGCCAAGGTGTCGACCAAGATCGCGCTGCTGGAAAACCTCGTGCAGCGCGTCGAGACGCTGGTGATCGGCGGGGCGATGGCCAACACCTTCCTCGCCGCCGAGGGCTTCGAGGTCGGCAAATCGCTGGTCGAGCGCGACCATATCGAGACCGCGCTGCGCGTCGTGCACCTCGCGGGCGACAGCGGCTGCGCGCTGATGCTGCCGGTCGATGTCGTCGTCGCCCATGAATTCAAAATGAATGCGCCGCACCGCACCGTCGACATCCGCCATGTCGGCAAAACCGAGATGATCCTGGACGTCGGCGCCAAAAGCCTCGAAGCCTTCCGCCAGCGTCTGGCGGGAACCCGCACGCTGGTGTGGAACGGCCCGCTCGGCGCCTTCGAGACCAGGCCGTTCGATGTCGGAACCGTGGCCGCGGCGCGGATGGTGGCGGACGCGACCAAGGCCGGCGACCTGCTCTCGGTCGCGGGCGGCGGCGACACGGTGGCGGCGCTGAATGCCGCAGGGGCGGCAGACGACTTCACCTATGTCTCGACAGCGGGCGGCGCATTCCTAGAATGGCTCGAAGGACGGGAGCTGCCCGGCGTGGCGGCCCTGAGCAATGGCTGA
- the ruvC gene encoding crossover junction endodeoxyribonuclease RuvC: MTVPIRILGLDPGLARMGWGVIAVTGSRLDHVAHGVIVTRTAEGLARRLLALHGALGEIIAAQRPTAIAVEQAFVAKDPSAALKIGHARAVALLAAAQAGLEIAEYAPNHIKKSVVGVGHAQKEQVQAMVRRLLPTCRVEQADAADALACAIAHAHLAGTRARMLVALA; encoded by the coding sequence ATGACCGTCCCGATTCGCATTCTCGGACTCGATCCCGGCCTTGCCCGGATGGGATGGGGCGTGATCGCGGTGACGGGCTCGCGCCTCGACCATGTCGCGCATGGCGTGATCGTCACCCGTACGGCCGAGGGCCTTGCCCGGCGCCTCCTGGCCCTGCACGGCGCGCTCGGCGAAATCATCGCGGCGCAGCGGCCGACGGCCATCGCCGTGGAGCAGGCCTTCGTCGCCAAGGATCCCTCCGCCGCGCTCAAGATAGGCCATGCCCGCGCCGTCGCGCTGCTCGCCGCCGCGCAGGCGGGGCTGGAGATCGCCGAATACGCCCCCAACCACATCAAGAAATCCGTGGTCGGGGTCGGCCATGCGCAGAAGGAGCAGGTGCAGGCGATGGTGCGGCGGCTGCTGCCCACCTGCCGCGTCGAGCAGGCGGACGCCGCCGATGCGCTCGCCTGCGCCATCGCGCATGCCCATCTCGCCGGCACAAGGGCGCGGATGCTGGTGGCGCTCGCATGA
- a CDS encoding class I fructose-bisphosphate aldolase, protein MNLADLNAIALKMTAGGKGILAADESTSTIKKRFDKIGVANVEENRRDYRELLFRTDAAMKNYIGGVILFDETIRQKSADGDGTPLVELIEKSGAVPGIKVDAGAKPMALDPEQTITEGLDGLRERFVEYHKLGARFAKWRATYNPAKVTYNSVAANAHALARYAALAQENGIVPIVEPEVLMDYDNDIDTCAAVTEWVLKEVFQQLYYANVALEGIVLKPNMVVPGMKCARQASVDEVADRTVEVLKRCVPTAVPGVAFLSGGQSDEDATAHLSAMNARHKLPWHLTFSYGRALQAAPQKAWSGKKENVAAAQAAFLHRARMNSLAALGKWSPAEEKKAA, encoded by the coding sequence ATGAATCTCGCGGATTTGAACGCGATCGCCTTGAAGATGACGGCCGGCGGCAAGGGCATCCTGGCGGCGGACGAGAGCACGTCCACCATCAAGAAGCGTTTCGACAAGATCGGCGTCGCCAATGTCGAGGAGAACCGCCGCGACTATCGCGAGCTCCTGTTCCGCACCGACGCCGCGATGAAGAATTATATCGGCGGCGTCATCCTGTTCGACGAGACGATCCGCCAGAAATCCGCCGACGGCGACGGCACGCCGCTGGTGGAGTTGATCGAGAAGTCTGGCGCGGTGCCGGGCATCAAGGTCGATGCCGGCGCCAAGCCGATGGCGCTCGATCCCGAGCAGACGATCACCGAGGGTCTCGACGGACTGCGCGAGCGCTTCGTCGAATACCACAAGCTCGGCGCCCGCTTCGCCAAATGGCGCGCGACCTACAATCCGGCGAAAGTGACCTACAATTCCGTCGCCGCCAACGCGCATGCGCTCGCGCGCTACGCGGCGCTGGCGCAGGAGAACGGCATCGTTCCCATCGTGGAGCCGGAAGTCCTGATGGACTACGACAACGATATCGACACCTGCGCGGCGGTGACCGAGTGGGTGCTGAAGGAGGTCTTCCAGCAGCTCTACTACGCCAATGTCGCGCTCGAAGGCATCGTGCTGAAGCCGAACATGGTCGTGCCGGGCATGAAATGCGCCAGGCAGGCGAGCGTGGACGAGGTCGCGGACCGCACGGTCGAAGTGCTCAAGCGCTGCGTGCCGACCGCCGTGCCTGGCGTCGCCTTTCTCTCCGGCGGCCAGTCGGACGAGGACGCGACGGCGCATCTCTCCGCGATGAACGCGCGGCACAAGCTGCCCTGGCACCTGACCTTCTCCTACGGACGCGCGCTGCAGGCGGCGCCGCAGAAGGCGTGGTCGGGCAAGAAGGAGAATGTCGCGGCCGCCCAGGCCGCCTTCCTGCACCGCGCCCGGATGAACAGCCTCGCCGCGCTCGGCAAATGGTCGCCGGCCGAGGAGAAGAAGGCGGCGTGA
- the thiE gene encoding thiamine phosphate synthase, with amino-acid sequence MSERCRLYLITPPKLEAKAFAETLKRTLDAGDVASLQLRLKAVSDDEIRRAAEILMPIAQKRDVAFILNDRPDLARALGCDGVHVGQEDAGYAEARLIVGKTAIVGVTCHDSRHLAMEAAEAGADYVAFGAFFPTATKEAKARAEIETLRWWAEMMVVPCVAIGGITVGNAAPLVEAGADFLAVSSGVWDHAQGPAAAVQAFNALF; translated from the coding sequence ATGAGCGAACGCTGCCGGCTCTATCTCATCACGCCGCCCAAGCTGGAGGCGAAGGCTTTCGCCGAGACCTTGAAGCGCACGCTGGATGCCGGCGACGTCGCGTCGCTGCAATTGCGGCTGAAGGCCGTTTCCGACGACGAGATCCGGCGCGCCGCCGAAATCCTCATGCCGATCGCGCAAAAGCGCGACGTGGCGTTCATCCTCAACGACCGGCCCGACCTCGCGCGCGCGCTGGGCTGCGACGGCGTGCATGTCGGCCAGGAGGACGCCGGCTATGCCGAGGCGCGCCTCATCGTGGGCAAGACCGCCATCGTCGGCGTGACCTGCCACGACTCCCGCCATCTGGCGATGGAGGCGGCGGAGGCCGGCGCGGATTATGTCGCCTTCGGCGCCTTCTTCCCGACCGCGACCAAGGAGGCGAAGGCCCGCGCCGAGATCGAGACCCTGCGCTGGTGGGCCGAGATGATGGTGGTGCCTTGCGTCGCCATCGGCGGCATCACGGTCGGCAACGCGGCCCCGCTTGTCGAGGCCGGCGCCGATTTCCTAGCCGTGTCGAGCGGCGTGTGGGACCACGCGCAAGGACCCGCCGCCGCCGTGCAGGCGTTCAACGCGCTGTTCTGA